CATTTTTCTTCTCCGTTCGTCTCTTTTCTTCCTCACGACCAACATTGGCGACTCCACTGTACGTACAACCATCAATCGCAACACGCGCTCCACTCTTGTGCTCATCTTGCCCATGCAAGCATAACCTCTTTCAATTCCCATTGGCCAAAACCTAGATGTGGTCGCATGTGATGCTTCCAACTTCTAATCAATCTTCTTCATCTCTTCATGACCAATCACGTGGATGAGTTCCTACCACTGACTAGAGTACGATCCATCATTAGATAAACTTCAAAGATCGCCGAAGAAAACAAAATTGTGACTGCTAATTTCTAAAACATACTCATTCAATTTAATCTATTGTTACACATCTAAAACCGAAACTTGTTGATGGCCTTAAATTATACCAAGGTCATTAATTAATAGAAACATTACATAAAAAGTGAGTGAGAGGAGGCTCACTGCCCTCGCACAAAACAATATAACATAACAATTTGTGCTTATGATCTACCAAATTTAAATGTGTATCTGATCGGTTGAGATGAGAAGCATATTTAAGTTACAGTTTTCGAAATTTCAGACTCTTGTTGTTGTTTCCATTGCTCTGGGGTAAGAGCTTTCTTGATTGAAAGAGCATGAATGTCCttcatctcttctgccaaagcaCTATTCACAAGCCTATGTCTCTCCAGTAACCTCTTCCCTTCAAATTGTTCTGAAACAATTTCAACAGCAAAGCTCGCACCGCATCTGATTAACATATTCATTCAATAAAAGTTACCagaaataaaaaaggaaaatgtAAATGTTATTTTTTTGCCAATATTAGGAGAGAAAATGATTATTTTAGTTAAAATCCAACT
The genomic region above belongs to Humulus lupulus chromosome 1, drHumLupu1.1, whole genome shotgun sequence and contains:
- the LOC133802997 gene encoding protein BOLA2 isoform X1 — protein: MGVTKEQVHSALTSKLSPKHLEVIDTSGGCGASFAVEIVSEQFEGKRLLERHRLVNSALAEEMKDIHALSIKKALTPEQWKQQQESEISKTVT
- the LOC133802997 gene encoding protein BOLA2 isoform X2, whose amino-acid sequence is MTVKEVIDTSGGCGASFAVEIVSEQFEGKRLLERHRLVNSALAEEMKDIHALSIKKALTPEQWKQQQESEISKTVT